GCCTCCCAGGCGGAGCTCGCCGCGGAACTCGATATCACTCGTCAGTCGCTGTCCTCGCGATTACAGCGCGGACTCCGGCGGCTCGTCGGGAGCACGATGCTGGAGTAGCGCGGTAATGGATATAAAAGGACCTTGCCTACGCAGCACCACCTTCAACCGTTCGAAACTCCGGATTCCGGTAATGGCAGACGGGTTCGATTTCGTTTTCTCCGTCCGTTCGAGGCGAGACGAAAGCGGGCGAGCGCAGTCGACGGTCGGTACGGGTTCCGGTGGGAAACGGGCCGACCAGGACGGGCGATCGTTCCGCCGAGGACGGCGATGATCCCCTCCCGGGAGGTTCTGCTGGTCGAGGACAACCCCGGCGACGTCCGGCTCGTTCGGGAGGCGTTCGCGGCGACCGACGGCGATCACGAGCTCCACGCGGTGATGACCGGTGAGGACGCCGTCCAGTTTCTCGAACGACGAGCCCGCGACGAGGCGATCCCGGATCTCGTCTTACTGGATCTGAACCTGCCCGGCATCGACGGTGGAGACGTCCTCGAGCGGATCAGAGAGTCGCCGGAGCTCCGGCGGCTTCCGGTGATCGTCCTCTCGAGCTCGGAGGCCAGCGAGGACGTCGAGGCGTGTTACCGCCGCGCGGCTAACGCCTACCTGGCGAAGCCGATCGCGCCCGAGGAGCTCGTCTCGATGATCAGAAGCGTCGAACGGTTCTGGTTCGATCACGCCCGCCTCCCACCCCAGTAGGCCGGCCGTTCCGGCGGCGTCCCGCCGAGCGCTCACACGTTCGGGGCTGCTCATGCTCCAGGGCGAGACGGCTCGCTTTTCTGACGGGGGTAGCGCTACCCGCCTCCGGCTCCCCTCGGTCCCGACCGCGTCCTCGGAGCCGGTTTCGGCGCCAGAGTCACAGATTAATGATATATTTGTTCGCGATAGCACGCCCAAAGGGGCCACACGGAGTACGAGCTGATCCGGTAACTACCGGCTAACGTCCGAAAATCACCACATAACAATTAGTGTGACTTCCATCGACGGAAACATGAGCGAGACGATCGTCGTCGGGCTGACTGACGGGCGGGAGATCGAGGTCGACGAGCTAACCGTGCTCGAGCGGACCAACGGGAGCTGGATCCGGTGCGTGCGGACGGAGCCGAGTCGTCGAATGGCGTTCGACGAGACGACGACGTACTACCACCTCGAGAACGACGTCGAGTACGTCGTCGAAGCCGGCCACGAGGACGCCGACCCCCACGAGACGGGTGACCAGCTGCCGGCCCTCACTGGGGTGACCGCGACGGAGGCCGGTGATGATTGAGCTGCCGGCTCCGAGCGTTCTGCTCGTCGGGACCGGTCTCTACCTGATGGCGGTGGCCACGACGCTTCGAGCGCTCCGCGGCGGTCGAAGCGAGGGGACGGGGGAGTCGGAGCCACCGGTCCCGGAAAACGACGTCTCGGCGGAGCGACCAGCGGGTCCGGAGTCCGCCTGAGACGCGGCGCCGGACCGAAGCCGTGGACCGGATCCAAGCGGGCGCGACGCTATTCCGATTCCTCTCGCCGAACTGGCGGCGTCTTCGAGACGAACTGTCCCCAGAAGTCGCGGTTTCCTGCCACCCGACTGTACCCCTGTTCGCGGACGCGCTCGTAGTCCTCGAAGTTCCGGAGGAACTCGACTACCTCCCGTACCGCGCCGACGTCGTCCATCCGGGCGAGCCCTTCCTCGATCGAGGCGCCACAGGAGTAGACCTCGTCGTCGGTCACGAAGTGTGAACAGTCCTCGTACTCCGCGGGCAGTCGCTCGCGTAGCTCGGGAGTCAGGTCGCTAAAGCCGATGATACGGACGTCCGTGCGGTCGTCGAACAGCTCTGCCCACCACGTACAGAACCCGCAGTCGTCGTCGAAGACGAGCGTCGGTTCGGTCATCGTATCGGAAATTTTCGACGTCAGCTCACTTAGCTCCTCGGCCGGGAACACGTCCCACGGGCGATCGGTCGCTCCGAGACGGGACGATTCGTCGGAGACGTCGTCGTCGGCAGGCTCGCTGTCCGCGCCCGTTTGCTGTCGTCATCGCTGACAGTCTTCCAGCCGGAACGCTCTTGACGGCGACGGCCGACTCGAGAGTATGAGCAGTGCGGCCGAATCGCTCGACGAACCCGAGGTGCTGGTCCGCGCGAAGGGACGACTCTTTCCGGACGAGGACGCCCCCGCCTACGCGGTCGCCGACACGCAGTTCGCCCGGGAGGAGTGGCGTCCCGGTCGCGCCGTCGACCCCGCGGTTCGCGAGCGCCTCGCCCCCTTCAACCACGTCCGGATCGGCGGCGGCTACCCCGATCTCGTCGGCGTCGGCCGGCTCGACCGAGAGCTGCTGGCCGTCGAACGGCTCAGCGACGAGCCGCCGCTGG
This genomic window from Natronococcus occultus SP4 contains:
- a CDS encoding response regulator; the protein is MIPSREVLLVEDNPGDVRLVREAFAATDGDHELHAVMTGEDAVQFLERRARDEAIPDLVLLDLNLPGIDGGDVLERIRESPELRRLPVIVLSSSEASEDVEACYRRAANAYLAKPIAPEELVSMIRSVERFWFDHARLPPQ
- a CDS encoding DCC1-like thiol-disulfide oxidoreductase family protein translates to MTEPTLVFDDDCGFCTWWAELFDDRTDVRIIGFSDLTPELRERLPAEYEDCSHFVTDDEVYSCGASIEEGLARMDDVGAVREVVEFLRNFEDYERVREQGYSRVAGNRDFWGQFVSKTPPVRREESE